In Besnoitia besnoiti strain Bb-Ger1 chromosome IX, whole genome shotgun sequence, a single genomic region encodes these proteins:
- a CDS encoding hypothetical protein (encoded by transcript BESB_012320): MGPKKGPNGGSLYPDQPDYKYTAPDFKPAAQADSPVEVKVRLANPSSRDLEFCMFVNQSTSFEVIREAIIKHHGGSIVDVFMCINYFRRDECVDVTKRLKDYGITSGECNVYYDFTAFSSPLLAA, from the exons ATGGGACCTAAAAAAGGGCCAAATGGAGGGTCGTTGTACCCAGACCAGCCAGACTACAAATACACAGCACCCGATTTCAAGCCTGCAGCACAAGCGGACTCTCCTGTCGAAGTAAAAGTTCGCCTCGCCAATCCAAGCTCACGTGATCTCGAGTTCTGTATGTTTGTGAACCAGTCTACTAGCTTTGAAGTGATTCGAGAA GCCATTATCAAACACCACGGCGGTAGCATTGTCGATGTCTTCATGTGTATCAACTACTTCCGGCGGGATGAATGCGTAGATGTGACAAAGCGGCTCAAGGACTATGGGATCACCTCTGGTGAATGCAACGTATACTACGACTTCACTGCATTTTCCAGTCCCTTACTTGCCGCTTGA
- a CDS encoding Tim10/DDP family zinc finger superfamily protein (encoded by transcript BESB_012290), with protein sequence MDSELSADKLQEMETQLAMVLEGQRQTMKLLDRCFSRCVDVPGNSLTSAQQQCISNCTKTYWQASMFCTERLRGLAEKELQAQESASGFSR encoded by the exons ATGGATTCAGAACTTTCCGCCGATAAATTGCAGGAGATGgagacgcagctcgcc ATGGTTTTGGAAGGCCAGCGCCAGACTATGAAGCTGCTTGACAGGTGTttcagccgctgcgtcgACGTTCCCG GCAATTCGCTGACGTCGGCTCAGCAACAGTGTATCAGCAACTGCACCAAGACATACTGGCAGGCTTCCATGTTCTGCACAGA GCGATTGCGGGGTCTGGCTGAAAAGGAACTTCAAGCTCAGGAAAGCGCATCGGGGTTTTCCCGGTGA
- a CDS encoding hypothetical protein (encoded by transcript BESB_012270) produces MSRTTMLTVRPQPRVPGPLDSKASSIHFASHYQGIMPRLLRETKRGRDRALKQKAGQVLPEGLHSETSTEDSLGSPTAFEVRSNRGPQAAGTHKRCHTGVRMRRESSSSWNSDRTPVQASDERNTAISRLNGKCEPLLKIKDALQTTRLRKRLGRGDIAVGSASAESFNEGRFYHCAMLEADRQNMKRCIQKQVMLGLGLNDETCCDNRRPLSTAASCQQQRWLVTPRQAQSLQESIEDAHTASRLSATTRLNRAAGYRRSRDRWTQVQELPSTTSELIASQGRTYTFAQKSAEVEAGRLCAKRSSGPSPQATSGARPCANRRVVPVAEQKQIVLQMQLVSDVVHEAAALRFGWAIHRIVRRHLIRVISHLRKATTSYPPTEQPLLGCTPENNVYAYGRLSLGVSGRTGESHSDWRRYWPRDRMALAGSDEWNCSSCQDRNVYSNGGIRKTVGDTLAPHLGASLQRRQKPACTVGSHRDLGARVLSRALRRALHKESLGEAWERLKVWSQDCQFGERIGALYLSLENVSAWAALFSRVMAVTALWRVICCSARKWLLRAFLTMLPANSVPLIPHQSSRRQKALLKPLSGPTISVSEESRKEPPHMSNFLRQKDDFFAGSMFLMKFWGELLALSVSTRQQSYQQSKMLLSKKAGTTHWDT; encoded by the exons ATGAGCCGTACGACGATGCTGACTGTCAGACCACAGCCTCGGGTACCTGGCCCACTGGATAGCAAGGCCTCTTCTATACATTTTGCCAGTCATTACCAGGGAATAATGCCGCGACTGCTCcgagagacgaagcgaggCCGTGACCGGGCTTTAAAACAGAAGGCGGGTCAAGTCCTTCCGGAAGGACTACACAGTGAAACGAGCACAGAGGACAGCCTGGGAAGCCCAACAGCTTTCGAAGTGAGATCTAACAGAGGGCCTCAGGCTGCCGGAACACACAAAAGATGTCACACTGGCGTCCGCATGAGGCGCGAATCTTCGAGTTCCTGGAACTCGGACAGGACACCTGTTCAAGCGAGTGACGAACGGAACACTGCAATCTCTCGATTGAATGGAAAGTGCGAACCTCTACTGAAGATCAAAGATGCACTCCAGACAACACGACTCAGGAAACGGTTAGGACGTGGCGATATTGCCGTGGGCAGTGCTTCTGCCGAAAGTTTCAACGAAGGCAGGTTTTACCACTGCGCAATGTTGGAGGCTGACAGGCAGAACATGAAAAGGTGCATCCAGAAGCAGGTGATGCTTGGGTTGGGGCTCAACGATGAGACATGCTGTGACAACCGGAGGCCACTCTCTACCGCTGCAAGCTGCCAACAGCAAAGGTGGCTCGTGACGCCCCGGCAGGCCCAATCTTTACAAGAGTCCATAGAAGACGCTCATACAGCGAGTCGTCTCTCCGCCACCACACGACTAAACCGTGCAGCTGGATACCGGCGCAGCAGGGACCGATGGACCCAGGTGCAGGAACTACCCAGCACAACTAGTGAGCTGATTGCCTCGCAGGGCCGGACGTATACCTTTGCTCAAAAGTCTGCAGAAGTGGAGGCTGGTCGACTGTGTGCCAAGAGATCAAGCGGACCGTCACCACAAGCAACATCAGGCGCCCGACCCTGTGCAAATAGGAGAGTGGTGCCAGTTGCCGAACAGAAACAGATCGTTCTTCAGATGCAGTTGGTTTCTGATGTCGTGCATGAAGCAGCCGCCCTGCGTTTCGGCTGGGCAATTCACAGGATTGTGAGGAGACACCTCATACGCGTGATCTCCCACTTGAGGAAGGCCACTACGTCCTATCCTCCCACTGAACAGCCACTCCTTGGCTGTACTCCGGAAAACAACGTGTACGCTTATGGGAGACTATCGCTGGGCGTCAGCGGTCGAACCGGAGAATCGCATAGCGACTGGCGCCGCTACTGGCCGAGGGACCGCATGGCCTTAGCGGGCAGCGACGAGTGGAACTGTTCTTCTTGCCAAGACCGAAATGTGTATTCCAATGGAGGGATTCGCAAAACTGTCGGGGACACGTTGGCTCCTCATCTGGGGGCATCACTCCAGCGGAGGCAAAAACCGGCCTGCACCGTAGGGTCGCACAGGGATCTTGGAGCACGCGTCTTGTCGCGCGCATTGCGGCGGGCTCTCCACAAAGAAAGCCTGGGTGAGGCCTGGGAAAGGCTCAAAGTCTGGAGTCAGGACTGCCAG TTCGGAGAGCGTATAGGTGCTCTATACTTGTCTCTGGAGAATGTGTCGGCCTGGGCAGCCCTTTTCAGCCGCGTTATGGCGGTGACAGCGCTTTGGAGGGTGATATGCTGCTCCGCACGGAAATGGCTGCTTAGGGCTTTTCTGACCATGCTGCCAGCAAACTCCGTCCCCCTCATTCCTCACCAGAGCTCACGCAGGCAGAAAGCATTGCTGAAGCCTTTGTCGGGACCTACGATTTCAGTCTCAGAGGAATCAAGAAAAGAGCCTCCACATATGTCCAACTTTCTACGACAGAAAGATGATTTCTTTGCGGGCAGTATGTTCCTGATGAAGTTCTGGGGAGAGCTCTT GGCTCTTAGCGTATCAACTCGACAACAGTCCTACCAGCAGAGTAAAATGCTACTCTCAAAGAAGGCTGGTACCACCCATTGGGACACCTGA
- a CDS encoding ribosomal protein RPL39 (encoded by transcript BESB_012280) encodes MTSARYPAAEWGAIKGLSLKKHLGRKQKQNRPIPPWVRMRTGSKIRYNAKRRHWRRTKLGM; translated from the exons ATGACGTCTGCACGGTATCCCGCCGCTGAGTGG GGTGCCATCAAGGGACTGTCGCTGAAGAAGCACCTGGGACGTAAACAGAAGCAGAACAGGCCGATCCCGCCGTGGGTCCGGATGAGAACTGGTTCGAAGATCAG GTACAACGCCAAGAGGAGGCATTGGCGCCGGACCAAGCTCGGCATGTAA
- a CDS encoding hypothetical protein (encoded by transcript BESB_012300) → MTSGSLRLAAVSFLQQNLLLPLVLTMAFGSLELSLGSSNTTLLADHARAHELPELSRLALTSVEDTAYYAPGNKVQPALTPDQRRLSARPLLLQQQSVGISGAQHLRLTWEKPVGTSERNHTDSTDFKKIGSASLAFADTGDAADRGDVARSTDNGREVKVSQAATRTSFPMVEGPLQRKLYLRPPQLPSDISATEMSTFLARLKGSPLLFYGPFDDPNDPTVLTAAALEASTYWSNSIENLRTILDVLYTGWEQVVLLPFSVRAKRSSTLKGPSNTGPVAPTPGTPQPNPAPSPGNPQLGPSPAGVSGASPLMMLPSERLRAMQATPIHTRD, encoded by the coding sequence ATGACTTCTGGGAGCTTACGGCTTGCCGCGGTCTCGTTTCTCCAGCAGAATTTGCTTCTTCCGCTGGTGCTCACCATGGCTTTTGGTTCGCTTGAACTTAGTTTAGGTTCTAGCAACACCACACTTCTCGCCGATCACGCTCGAGCTCACGAGCTGCCGGAACTTAGTCGTCTTGCACTAACGTCCGTCGAAGATACTGCCTACTATGCGCCAGGAAACAAGGTCCAGCCCGCACTCACGCCAGATCAGCGAAGACTCAGTGCGCGCCCACTGCTGTTGCAACAACAGTCTGTAGGAATATCTGGTGCACAACACCTACGTCTAACCTGGGAGAAACCGGTGGGTACTTCGGAAAGAAATCATACAGACAGTACTGACTTTAAAAAAATTGGAAGTGCTTCCCTGGCATTTGCGGacacaggcgacgccgctgatCGGGGCGATGTCGCTCGCAGCACCGACAACGGGAGGGAGGTGAAGGTTTCGCAGGCGGCCACAAGGACGAGTTTCCCAATGGTCGAAGGACCCCTGCAACGCAAACTGTACCTGAGGCCACCGCAACTGCCTAGTGACATTTCAGCCACGGAAATGTCGACTTTTCTAGCACGATTAAAAGGGTCGCCACTGTTGTTTTACGGACCCTTCGATGACCCAAACGATCCCACAGTTTTGACTGCTGCCGCTCTAGAAGCTTCCACATATTGGTCTAACTCTATTGAGAATTTGCGCACGATTTTGGATGTCCTCTATACTGGCTGGGAGCAAGTAGTCCTACTTCCTTTCAGCGTCAGAGCCAAACGATCATCAACCCTCAAAGGGCCTTCGAATACAGGGCCGGTGGCACCAACCCCGGGAACACCTCAGCCTAACCCAGCTCCTTCTCCTGGTAATCCACAACTGGGACCGTCCCCTGCTGGCGTGTCTGGAGCAAGTCCTCTCATGATGCTTCCCAGTGAACGTTTGCGGGCGATGCAAGCGACGCCGATACATACACGAGACTGA
- a CDS encoding ubiquitin family protein (encoded by transcript BESB_012310), protein MQILIKTLTGRKQSFNFEPDNTVLHVKQALQEKEGIDVKQIRLIYSGKQMSDELKLSEYKVVPGCTIHMVLQLRGGCQCHF, encoded by the coding sequence ATGCAGATCCTCATCAAAACCCTCACTGGCCGGAAGCAATCTTTCAACTTCGAGCCGGACAATACGGTGCTTCATGTAAAACAAGCCCTCCAAGAGAAGGAAGGTATCGACGTGAAGCAGATACGCCTAATCTACTCGGGCAAGCAAATGAGCGACGAGCTGAAGTTGTCTGAGTACAAGGTTGTCCCTGGCTGCACCATACACATGGTCTTGCAACTGCGGGGCGGCTGCCAGTGTCACTTCTAA